In a single window of the Phycisphaerales bacterium genome:
- a CDS encoding DUF167 domain-containing protein, whose amino-acid sequence MSEPLPGLDLRGTTKGVEFSVKVVPGASRTGPLGLLGGALKLAVSAPPEGGKANAAVLELLVHILGVRKSDVQIVSGASKPRKRIAVTGLSAEEIRQRLHQVDS is encoded by the coding sequence GTGAGTGAACCTCTTCCGGGTCTCGATCTTCGCGGGACCACCAAGGGGGTCGAGTTTTCCGTCAAAGTCGTGCCCGGGGCTTCGCGAACGGGTCCGCTTGGATTGCTCGGTGGGGCCCTCAAGCTTGCGGTATCGGCGCCGCCGGAGGGCGGGAAAGCCAATGCTGCGGTCCTCGAACTGCTGGTCCACATTCTGGGGGTGCGAAAATCCGACGTGCAGATCGTCTCCGGTGCTTCAAAGCCACGGAAGCGCATCGCGGTCACGGGGCTCAGCGCGGAGGAAATTCGTCAACGCCTTCATCAGGTTGATTCCTGA
- a CDS encoding MBL fold metallo-hydrolase, with product MIHHGPLRVIVSVQPDFQQNALLFWPEGHSGAWILDPGLDPQAQHLLAALAQERLTAEALILTHTHVDHIAGVNTLRAALPNVPLFAPRDEVAMLADPWANLSAGLATPVVVEPPERLLAPGEHLQLGSLQWQVLDVSGHSPGGLAFYCAAAGVVAVGDALFAGSVGRTDFPGSSSTRLLGNIRTQLLSLPAETVVYSGHGPTTTIGEERDRNPFLTTGGQLG from the coding sequence ATGATTCACCACGGACCGCTGCGCGTGATTGTCTCCGTCCAGCCCGACTTTCAGCAGAATGCCTTACTGTTCTGGCCCGAAGGACATTCCGGTGCCTGGATCCTCGATCCGGGCCTTGATCCGCAGGCCCAACACTTGCTGGCGGCCCTCGCGCAGGAGCGGCTGACGGCTGAGGCGCTCATCCTCACCCACACGCACGTGGACCACATTGCGGGCGTCAACACGTTGCGCGCCGCCTTGCCGAACGTGCCGCTCTTCGCGCCGCGCGACGAAGTCGCGATGCTTGCCGATCCGTGGGCCAACTTGTCGGCCGGCCTTGCAACCCCCGTTGTCGTTGAGCCACCGGAGCGCCTACTCGCACCCGGGGAGCACCTGCAACTCGGTTCGTTGCAATGGCAGGTGCTGGATGTCAGCGGACACTCTCCGGGTGGCCTGGCGTTCTACTGCGCCGCTGCGGGTGTCGTCGCGGTTGGTGATGCGCTCTTTGCGGGCAGCGTGGGTCGTACGGATTTTCCCGGCAGCTCCAGCACGCGACTGCTCGGGAATATCCGCACCCAGCTCCTTTCGCTGCCGGCAGAGACCGTGGTTTATTCCGGCCACGGTCCAACTACCACGATTGGTGAAGAACGCGATCGGAACCCATTCCTGACAACTGGAGGCCAGCTCGGTTGA
- a CDS encoding extracellular solute-binding protein — MRWLVTGGLVAVLLSTGCRRSDDWDLQILTPHSDEIQQEFDRAFQEHVGRPLKIRWIKRGTREILQQLDAQERQRPGDTFGMDVFFGGGVPDHGLAASRGYLERANIPDAILAGIPADIAGVANFDESRLWYGSALSSFGVLVNQRGLRNQNLPPVEVWSDLADPCMFRWVVVADPQKSSSVAVSYELVLQQHGWDDGWPLLMQMFANARIITDSSARIPNEIATGEVLAGPCIDFYAWGRIAEAGRDVLAYVHPRGGSAITPDPIALLRKAPHRELAEQFITFVLSPEGQRLWVLPAGTEGGPKQNTLRRLPVRPDVCEQYAEALVVRDPYQEAAAGVFGKIDDQVQRQRSALLAVLIGAAFVDQHNDLQTAWKALMDGGMKPAALAEWRRLPFTADEIPALAEKLQGGGSASDLKLEWSRWFREKYQRVRELSR; from the coding sequence ATGCGATGGCTGGTAACCGGTGGATTGGTAGCGGTGCTGCTATCTACGGGCTGCCGCCGCAGCGACGACTGGGATCTCCAGATTCTCACGCCCCACAGCGATGAGATTCAGCAGGAATTTGACCGGGCGTTCCAGGAGCACGTCGGCCGCCCTCTCAAGATCCGCTGGATCAAGCGCGGCACGCGTGAGATTCTGCAGCAACTCGACGCCCAGGAGCGGCAGCGCCCGGGCGACACCTTTGGCATGGATGTATTCTTCGGTGGTGGGGTACCTGACCACGGCCTCGCAGCGAGCCGGGGTTACCTCGAACGCGCGAACATTCCGGATGCGATTCTGGCGGGCATCCCCGCTGATATCGCCGGAGTTGCGAACTTCGATGAGAGTCGCCTGTGGTACGGCAGCGCACTCTCCTCGTTCGGCGTGCTCGTCAACCAGCGCGGGCTGCGCAACCAGAATCTGCCGCCGGTGGAAGTTTGGAGCGACCTTGCCGATCCATGCATGTTCCGCTGGGTGGTCGTAGCCGATCCACAGAAGAGCTCCAGTGTGGCGGTGAGTTACGAGCTTGTCCTGCAGCAGCACGGCTGGGATGACGGCTGGCCATTGCTCATGCAGATGTTCGCGAACGCGCGCATCATCACCGATTCGTCGGCGCGGATTCCGAACGAAATCGCGACGGGCGAGGTGCTCGCTGGTCCTTGCATTGACTTCTATGCCTGGGGGCGCATCGCCGAAGCCGGACGTGACGTGCTGGCCTATGTCCACCCGCGTGGCGGCAGCGCCATCACGCCGGACCCGATCGCGCTCCTGCGCAAGGCGCCTCATCGCGAGCTTGCGGAGCAGTTCATCACTTTCGTGCTGAGTCCGGAGGGACAGCGATTGTGGGTCCTGCCGGCCGGCACCGAAGGCGGCCCGAAACAGAACACCTTGCGCCGTTTGCCGGTGCGACCGGACGTGTGCGAGCAGTACGCCGAAGCACTCGTCGTCCGCGATCCCTACCAGGAGGCCGCAGCCGGCGTCTTCGGCAAGATCGACGATCAGGTGCAGCGGCAGCGTAGCGCGCTGCTTGCCGTACTCATCGGTGCCGCATTCGTGGACCAACACAACGATCTGCAAACTGCATGGAAAGCACTTATGGACGGCGGCATGAAGCCGGCCGCACTGGCGGAGTGGCGCCGGCTCCCCTTCACGGCTGATGAAATACCCGCGCTGGCGGAGAAGCTGCAAGGCGGCGGTTCTGCGAGTGATCTCAAGCTGGAGTGGTCGCGCTGGTTCCGGGAAAAATATCAGCGGGTGCGCGAATTGTCGCGGTAG
- a CDS encoding biotin--[acetyl-CoA-carboxylase] ligase, with protein MRVVRVDATDSTNALAQRWLCSGDLTEPTCFVARAQSAGRGTRGREWASPRDAGLYLSLAWPGASQPFPLTTDYTRAAGVACIEALAATGVPAHLKPVNDILAGGGKLGGILTELIVEAGRARALIVGIGLNIRAVPRSWPDRTKWPCTSIEALLDPTQFARFDPEALLNRLVQSCETWIARARQGASEEIDAAWERGCTVRNQPDEGVDEFPPR; from the coding sequence GTGCGAGTGGTGCGCGTGGATGCGACGGACTCGACAAATGCGTTGGCACAGCGCTGGCTATGCTCCGGCGACCTGACCGAACCCACCTGTTTCGTTGCCCGCGCGCAATCGGCTGGGCGCGGCACCCGGGGGCGCGAGTGGGCCTCGCCGCGCGACGCCGGATTGTATCTGAGTCTCGCCTGGCCTGGCGCATCGCAACCATTCCCGTTGACAACCGACTACACGCGTGCCGCCGGTGTCGCCTGTATCGAAGCACTGGCCGCGACCGGCGTGCCGGCGCATCTGAAACCCGTCAACGATATCCTGGCGGGCGGTGGCAAGCTCGGTGGTATCCTGACCGAATTGATCGTGGAGGCGGGGCGGGCACGGGCCTTGATCGTGGGTATTGGACTCAATATCCGTGCGGTGCCACGTTCGTGGCCGGATCGCACGAAATGGCCGTGTACCTCGATCGAAGCATTGCTCGACCCCACGCAGTTCGCACGATTTGACCCGGAAGCGCTGCTGAACAGACTCGTTCAAAGTTGCGAGACCTGGATAGCGCGGGCCCGGCAGGGTGCGTCCGAGGAAATTGATGCCGCATGGGAGCGTGGATGCACCGTCAGGAATCAACCTGATGAAGGCGTTGACGAATTTCCTCCGCGCTGA
- a CDS encoding S8 family serine peptidase, with the protein MAPKLHPELHAFVSLGLPLPPVWIYFSDKPFTTSGGPDAAEHLTQKSLERRRLRRQVPGLLDHRDWPVPSHYLATVKLAGADLRTTSQWLNAVSARVPPETLAVIAALPHVRRIEPVRAMHPAAVPLERVEDVPPAAARDAFYGLAANQHAVINLPALHALGFTGRGMVIGVLDTGYRIDHVAFNHPQSPLLVRGAYDFINADPNVGIEEGDHADQHRHGTLILGTLAGYAPGDFVGAAFDAEFLLAKTEDVTQEAPLEEDWYVAGLQWLEAQGADVVTSSLGYIDWYTQADLDGLTAVTTIAVNLATANGVVCVTSAGNMGHDGEVSTLVAPGDAFEVLTVSAVNTAGATASFASKGPTADQRVKPEVLAHGVRTRSVNTNGTTEYVQASGTSLSAPQVAAVAALLLQAHPHWTVAQVREALITTASYYVAYGTYDPAYVRGYGIMDAYAAFARVLCTCDLNQDGRIDLTDALHLLDCYTGPGQAGDPVWLTPGACIAAFDLDRDGDIDLYDFAFFQFEFTGE; encoded by the coding sequence TTGGCGCCGAAGCTGCATCCAGAACTGCATGCATTTGTGTCCCTGGGGCTGCCCCTTCCGCCGGTGTGGATCTACTTCTCCGACAAACCGTTTACAACCTCGGGCGGACCGGATGCGGCCGAGCACCTTACACAGAAGTCGCTCGAACGAAGACGTTTACGAAGACAGGTGCCCGGGCTGCTGGACCACCGCGATTGGCCGGTGCCGTCACATTACTTGGCTACCGTGAAGCTTGCCGGCGCGGATCTCCGCACGACCAGCCAGTGGCTCAATGCCGTCAGTGCGCGCGTGCCGCCAGAAACACTAGCGGTGATCGCGGCCCTGCCACATGTCCGCCGCATCGAGCCGGTACGGGCCATGCACCCGGCGGCGGTGCCCCTTGAGCGCGTTGAGGATGTGCCGCCCGCCGCCGCCCGCGACGCGTTCTATGGCCTCGCGGCCAACCAGCACGCGGTGATTAACCTGCCGGCGCTCCATGCCCTGGGCTTCACTGGGCGGGGCATGGTCATAGGGGTGCTCGACACCGGCTATCGCATCGATCACGTGGCGTTCAATCATCCGCAAAGCCCCTTGCTGGTGCGCGGGGCATACGACTTTATCAACGCTGACCCGAACGTCGGCATTGAAGAGGGGGATCACGCGGACCAGCATCGCCATGGCACACTGATTCTGGGGACGCTCGCGGGCTATGCGCCGGGTGACTTTGTCGGGGCCGCGTTCGACGCGGAGTTCCTGCTTGCGAAAACCGAGGACGTAACCCAGGAAGCTCCGCTCGAAGAGGATTGGTACGTGGCCGGACTGCAATGGCTCGAAGCACAGGGTGCGGATGTCGTGACCAGTTCCCTCGGGTACATTGACTGGTATACGCAGGCCGACCTCGACGGTTTGACCGCCGTCACAACGATCGCGGTGAACCTAGCAACGGCAAACGGGGTCGTGTGCGTCACTTCAGCGGGAAACATGGGCCACGACGGCGAAGTTTCGACGCTGGTCGCCCCGGGTGACGCGTTTGAAGTTCTTACGGTTTCCGCCGTCAACACGGCCGGGGCCACGGCGAGCTTCGCGTCGAAGGGCCCCACGGCAGACCAGCGAGTAAAGCCGGAGGTGCTGGCCCACGGTGTGCGAACGCGTAGCGTAAACACGAATGGAACCACCGAATACGTGCAGGCCAGCGGTACTTCGCTATCAGCTCCGCAAGTTGCGGCCGTGGCAGCTCTGCTCTTACAGGCCCATCCACACTGGACCGTGGCCCAAGTACGTGAAGCCCTGATCACTACGGCCAGTTACTATGTCGCCTACGGCACATACGATCCGGCGTACGTGCGCGGCTACGGCATCATGGATGCGTACGCGGCATTCGCGCGCGTGCTATGCACCTGCGACTTGAACCAGGATGGTCGGATCGACCTAACTGATGCGCTGCACCTGCTGGACTGCTACACGGGACCGGGTCAGGCGGGCGACCCCGTGTGGTTGACACCGGGGGCCTGTATTGCGGCCTTTGATCTTGATCGCGATGGGGACATTGACTTGTACGACTTCGCGTTTTTTCAATTCGAGTTTACGGGTGAGTAG
- a CDS encoding ParB/RepB/Spo0J family partition protein produces MSKAPARLGRGLSALVSNRRLDTPLPLQHAPPVDAVLPEIPLDTIRPNPKQPRTLFDDQALAELAASVRQSGVLQPVLVRPVGDDQFELVAGERRWRAARLAGLMTIPAIVRSLDDRAALEIALVENLQREDLGPLERATAYQNYLHTFGGTVEELAQRLGESRANVSNYLRLLKLSPEVCFMLGAGELGMGQARALAGVVDPQRQLAMARLVARRNLSVRQVEELVRQATETDPIDPPATRSARLSRGVGHLADVERSLSKALGLRVRLVAGRRKNSGRIVITYNNLDEFDRIAQQLGGEVHLEE; encoded by the coding sequence ATGTCAAAAGCACCCGCGCGTCTTGGTCGGGGACTCAGTGCCTTGGTGTCGAATCGCCGCTTGGATACTCCCCTGCCGCTGCAGCATGCGCCACCTGTGGACGCAGTCCTTCCAGAAATCCCACTCGACACTATTCGACCTAATCCGAAGCAGCCGAGGACCTTGTTCGATGACCAGGCGCTGGCCGAACTCGCGGCCTCGGTCCGGCAGAGCGGGGTCCTGCAACCTGTCCTGGTGCGGCCTGTGGGTGACGACCAGTTTGAGCTCGTGGCAGGAGAACGACGTTGGCGGGCGGCTCGGTTGGCCGGCTTGATGACTATCCCGGCCATTGTCCGCTCGCTTGACGATCGTGCGGCCCTCGAAATCGCGCTGGTTGAGAACCTCCAGCGGGAGGACCTCGGGCCTCTCGAGCGCGCCACCGCCTACCAGAACTATCTCCATACATTTGGGGGAACAGTGGAGGAATTGGCTCAGCGACTGGGCGAGAGTCGCGCGAACGTCTCGAACTATTTGCGATTGCTGAAGTTATCGCCAGAGGTATGCTTCATGCTTGGGGCTGGGGAGCTTGGTATGGGCCAGGCCCGTGCCTTGGCTGGGGTGGTGGACCCGCAGCGTCAGCTTGCCATGGCGCGCCTCGTAGCTCGGAGAAATCTGTCTGTGCGGCAAGTGGAAGAGCTTGTCCGCCAGGCAACTGAGACGGATCCGATCGATCCTCCTGCAACGCGTAGTGCCCGATTGTCGCGCGGGGTGGGGCACTTGGCCGATGTGGAGCGGTCGCTCTCGAAGGCGCTCGGGTTGCGGGTTCGTTTGGTGGCCGGGCGACGAAAGAACTCGGGTCGGATTGTAATCACATACAACAATCTTGACGAGTTTGATCGAATTGCCCAACAGCTTGGGGGTGAAGTGCATCTGGAGGAGTAA
- the amrB gene encoding AmmeMemoRadiSam system protein B has translation MAIRAPAFAGLFYPGEPRVCRAEIEAMAVGLPVPVSARGGIVPHAGWRYSGRIALRTWQAITAAKPETVIILGAVHREESVVALLDTSQGWSTPLGVLPMDQDILSALRMSDLFMVRPESHAQEHAIEVQLPLLQHLLPEVMFVPVGVPLGAQVVAIGEWCAGVVRQSGRQIALVASTDLTHYGPNYRFQPAGQGPAGSQWAYEVNDRRFLFAVERLAADRVVIEAETHHNACGAGAVAALVAAANVLGWGRFELLEHATSARVTGRASENVVGYAAGVFRGD, from the coding sequence GTGGCCATCCGCGCGCCCGCTTTCGCCGGCTTGTTTTATCCGGGGGAACCAAGGGTTTGCCGGGCAGAGATCGAGGCAATGGCAGTGGGATTGCCGGTGCCGGTGTCGGCAAGGGGCGGTATCGTCCCTCACGCGGGATGGCGGTACAGTGGGCGGATTGCACTCCGCACTTGGCAGGCAATCACGGCAGCCAAGCCGGAAACTGTAATCATCCTTGGGGCGGTGCATCGAGAAGAATCCGTGGTGGCGCTCTTGGATACTTCGCAGGGGTGGTCGACGCCCCTGGGTGTGCTGCCAATGGACCAAGACATCCTGAGCGCACTACGGATGTCGGACCTGTTCATGGTTCGGCCTGAGAGCCACGCACAGGAACATGCGATCGAAGTCCAATTACCGTTATTGCAGCACTTGTTACCAGAGGTGATGTTTGTTCCAGTAGGTGTGCCGCTCGGTGCACAGGTGGTGGCGATAGGAGAGTGGTGTGCGGGGGTTGTGCGACAATCTGGTCGTCAGATTGCGCTGGTGGCATCCACAGATCTGACGCATTATGGACCGAATTATCGCTTCCAACCAGCGGGGCAAGGTCCGGCCGGGTCTCAATGGGCATATGAAGTGAATGACCGCAGGTTTCTGTTTGCAGTGGAGAGATTAGCGGCGGATCGTGTGGTTATCGAGGCCGAGACCCACCACAATGCGTGCGGTGCTGGCGCGGTCGCTGCTCTTGTCGCGGCGGCGAATGTGCTTGGGTGGGGGCGTTTTGAACTCCTGGAGCACGCAACAAGTGCGAGGGTAACGGGCCGGGCGTCTGAGAACGTGGTTGGGTATGCAGCCGGGGTGTTTCGGGGTGATTAG
- a CDS encoding ABC transporter ATP-binding protein: MIGSSAHATVCQGPLTARDVTILRGGQALLADIQLTLRPDECLVLVGPNGSGKTTLLRVLLGLLAPTHGTVALGTQPLRRVPAHVRARFAAYVPQGLARTAALRVWDVVAGGRYVHTDSFGRLGAAGVSAVSAAIEHCGLSALAERAFSTLSGGERQKTLLAAAIAQDARMLFLDEPNTALDPGVQLDFVRILYNWRRRGRGFVLVSHDLQMPAVLGGRVIALRGGRVAADGPAERVLQPEQLAEIYGAPFAWIGSTGATRRLVLPDWWHDS, from the coding sequence ATGATCGGTAGCTCAGCACACGCAACGGTATGCCAGGGTCCGCTCACGGCTCGCGACGTAACGATCTTGCGCGGTGGGCAGGCGTTGCTGGCCGACATTCAACTTACACTGCGCCCGGATGAGTGCCTGGTGCTGGTCGGGCCGAACGGCTCCGGCAAGACGACGCTGCTCCGCGTGTTGCTCGGGTTGCTTGCCCCGACACACGGGACGGTTGCGTTGGGTACACAACCACTGCGCCGCGTACCGGCGCATGTGCGAGCGCGATTTGCGGCCTATGTCCCGCAAGGGTTGGCCCGCACAGCCGCTTTGCGCGTGTGGGATGTTGTGGCCGGTGGCCGTTACGTTCATACCGATTCATTCGGCCGCCTTGGGGCCGCCGGGGTGTCGGCCGTGTCCGCGGCCATCGAACATTGCGGGCTGAGCGCGCTGGCCGAGCGCGCCTTCTCCACTCTCAGCGGTGGTGAGCGCCAGAAGACGCTGCTGGCCGCAGCCATCGCGCAGGACGCCCGCATGTTGTTCCTTGATGAACCGAACACGGCCCTCGATCCGGGCGTCCAGCTTGATTTCGTGCGCATCCTGTACAATTGGCGCAGACGGGGGCGTGGCTTCGTACTGGTAAGTCACGATCTGCAAATGCCGGCTGTGCTGGGAGGACGCGTCATAGCACTGCGTGGCGGGCGGGTCGCGGCGGATGGTCCTGCGGAGCGCGTGCTGCAACCTGAACAATTGGCTGAAATCTATGGCGCGCCCTTTGCGTGGATCGGCAGCACAGGTGCAACTCGCCGCCTGGTATTGCCGGACTGGTGGCACGATTCCTGA
- a CDS encoding ABC transporter substrate-binding protein, whose product MNSVEAAACRWKHRQEVRCERGTAKPSTSTWIFALLAVALFTGCERAPQSAHHSSKNAGPHPVIDARWPNYVAQPLLVETERQAPAPRLLSTAPNLTELCVALGLAEALVGRTRYCVYPPEILSIPTIGALNDLNVEVLLGLQPELTLVAGTSRAISERLTSLGLRFVTLPDTSLADLYTSIEQLGALADRRMTAARLSGAIQQDLAAVADLYRHAPRQRVLLVIGTLPDPPEQVYAVGAESFYDDLLRLLGHANVMPSGARPFSPASLEFVLQANPDVIIELAPDPAVRPTGDTAARAAWARVGPLRAVTQQRVHVLAGPEHYLLGPRIAHTAAALAALLARESEPAAGGGNDR is encoded by the coding sequence ATGAACTCCGTGGAAGCCGCGGCGTGCCGCTGGAAACACCGCCAGGAAGTTCGATGCGAGCGCGGCACCGCCAAGCCCTCCACGAGCACCTGGATTTTCGCACTGCTCGCCGTCGCCCTGTTCACGGGGTGTGAGCGCGCTCCGCAGTCCGCCCACCACTCCTCCAAGAATGCCGGTCCACATCCTGTAATTGACGCGCGCTGGCCGAATTATGTCGCACAACCGTTGCTCGTGGAGACGGAACGCCAGGCGCCTGCGCCACGCTTATTATCGACGGCCCCCAATCTCACGGAATTATGTGTCGCCCTGGGACTCGCGGAGGCGCTTGTGGGGCGCACGCGCTACTGCGTTTATCCACCCGAGATTCTGTCCATCCCGACCATCGGCGCTCTGAACGATCTCAACGTGGAGGTACTGCTTGGATTGCAGCCGGAGTTGACTCTGGTCGCGGGTACGAGTCGCGCCATCAGCGAACGGCTGACCTCGCTCGGGCTGCGCTTTGTGACGCTGCCGGACACCTCTCTGGCAGACCTGTATACCTCGATCGAGCAGTTGGGGGCCCTGGCGGACCGGCGCATGACGGCCGCCCGGCTTTCCGGCGCCATCCAACAGGACTTGGCCGCGGTGGCGGATCTGTACAGGCACGCCCCCCGCCAACGGGTCCTGCTCGTGATCGGGACGCTGCCGGATCCGCCGGAGCAGGTGTACGCCGTCGGGGCCGAGTCGTTCTACGATGACCTCCTGCGGCTGCTGGGGCATGCGAACGTGATGCCGTCGGGGGCGCGCCCGTTCAGCCCCGCCTCGCTCGAGTTCGTCCTGCAAGCCAATCCGGATGTGATCATCGAACTCGCGCCCGATCCGGCCGTTCGACCGACAGGCGACACCGCAGCCCGTGCAGCGTGGGCACGTGTCGGGCCGCTGCGCGCCGTAACACAGCAGCGCGTACACGTGCTCGCTGGGCCGGAACACTACCTGCTGGGTCCGCGTATTGCCCACACTGCGGCCGCCCTCGCAGCGCTCCTCGCACGGGAGTCGGAACCAGCAGCAGGGGGGGGGAATGATCGGTAG
- the lptB gene encoding LPS export ABC transporter ATP-binding protein, producing the protein MLLQADNLVKSYNGRTVVNHVCYEVGEREIVGLLGPNGAGKTTSFRITVGMISANEGRIRFNGNDITGLPMYQRARRGIGYLSQEPSVFQRLSVEDNLRAIAETMRFTRADRRRVVEELLDQFGLAHIRKNLAKTVSGGERRKLEIARALIPKPKLILLDEPFSGVDPKAVEGLRLEIFRLRDSGIAILLTDHNVHETLKVTDRSYVIHEGAVLRSGVPAELINDPLVRETYLGDSFRGDEFGPARRESLSS; encoded by the coding sequence ATGCTCCTTCAGGCCGACAATCTCGTCAAATCCTACAATGGCCGAACTGTCGTCAACCACGTATGTTACGAAGTTGGCGAACGTGAAATCGTCGGCCTTCTCGGACCGAACGGTGCGGGCAAGACGACCAGTTTCCGTATCACGGTGGGGATGATCTCCGCCAACGAGGGGCGGATTCGATTCAACGGCAATGACATCACCGGGTTACCGATGTACCAGCGTGCCCGCCGCGGAATCGGGTACCTGTCACAAGAGCCCAGTGTCTTTCAACGCCTAAGTGTTGAGGACAACCTGCGGGCCATTGCGGAAACCATGCGATTCACCCGGGCCGATCGCCGCCGTGTCGTGGAGGAACTGCTGGATCAGTTCGGACTGGCACATATTCGTAAGAACCTGGCGAAAACGGTTTCGGGTGGGGAGCGGCGCAAGCTTGAAATTGCCCGAGCACTGATTCCGAAACCCAAGCTGATCCTGTTGGATGAACCGTTCAGTGGTGTCGATCCGAAAGCGGTCGAAGGGTTGCGGCTGGAGATTTTCCGCCTGCGCGACTCCGGCATCGCCATTCTGCTCACGGATCACAACGTCCATGAGACGCTCAAAGTCACCGACCGGAGTTACGTCATCCACGAGGGGGCTGTGCTTCGTTCAGGCGTCCCCGCCGAATTGATCAACGACCCGCTCGTGCGTGAAACTTACCTCGGGGATTCATTCCGGGGCGACGAGTTTGGTCCTGCGCGGCGCGAGTCATTGTCTTCGTGA
- a CDS encoding ABC transporter ATP-binding protein: protein MIPVSIRTVVKDFGPVRALDQVSVEISKGELFFLLGPSGCGKTTLLRTIAGFYTPQSGQVLFGERDVTYVAPQHRNTGMVFQNYALWPHMTVEANVAYGLRVRRVARAERLRRVAEALERVHMSEYARRKPNQLSGGQQQRVALARALVIRPQCLLLDEPLSNLDAKLRLEMRTEIRRLCKDFGLTGVYVTHDQKEALSVADRMAVMFQGKISQVGTPRELYTQPANRAIADFLGEANFLSAEVVGADGTTRTLQTPIGTLVATSAHGTPPTGTCIVSIRPEAVLIDPGPNVRNRLPGQVTGSMYLGEILQLTLTVGATRLQATTVARPGQAHPAVGDKIELGIDSSDLVVLPE from the coding sequence GTGATCCCCGTATCCATACGTACCGTCGTCAAGGACTTCGGCCCGGTCCGGGCGCTTGACCAGGTCAGCGTGGAGATTTCGAAAGGGGAGCTTTTCTTCCTGCTGGGTCCTTCCGGCTGTGGGAAAACCACCCTGCTGCGCACCATCGCCGGCTTCTACACCCCCCAGAGCGGACAGGTCTTGTTCGGCGAACGCGATGTGACTTACGTTGCCCCCCAACATCGCAATACCGGCATGGTCTTCCAGAACTATGCCCTCTGGCCCCACATGACCGTCGAGGCCAATGTTGCCTACGGCCTCCGCGTACGACGGGTGGCCCGCGCCGAGCGGCTACGGCGTGTGGCCGAGGCCCTCGAACGCGTGCATATGAGTGAGTACGCGCGCCGCAAGCCCAACCAGCTCTCCGGCGGGCAACAACAACGTGTCGCGCTGGCACGAGCCCTCGTCATTCGGCCCCAGTGCCTTCTGCTCGACGAGCCGCTCAGCAACCTTGATGCGAAACTGCGCCTGGAGATGCGCACCGAGATCCGCCGTCTGTGCAAGGATTTCGGGTTGACCGGCGTCTATGTCACGCATGACCAGAAGGAGGCCCTGTCGGTCGCGGATCGCATGGCCGTAATGTTTCAGGGCAAAATCAGCCAGGTCGGCACACCGCGGGAACTCTACACGCAGCCCGCGAACCGGGCGATTGCCGACTTTCTTGGAGAAGCCAACTTTCTGTCGGCAGAAGTTGTCGGTGCCGACGGTACCACGCGCACGTTGCAAACGCCGATCGGCACCCTGGTCGCAACCAGCGCCCATGGCACTCCGCCGACGGGCACCTGCATCGTTTCCATCCGGCCTGAAGCGGTGCTCATTGATCCGGGGCCGAATGTCAGGAATCGGCTGCCGGGCCAGGTCACCGGGTCGATGTACCTTGGTGAAATCCTGCAACTTACCTTGACGGTGGGGGCAACCCGGCTGCAAGCGACCACCGTCGCGCGCCCCGGACAAGCGCATCCGGCCGTCGGCGACAAGATCGAGCTCGGCATCGATTCGAGTGATCTCGTCGTGCTTCCTGAATAG